The nucleotide sequence CGCCGCCGTCTACCTGGCACTGCTCAGCGCCGGTGACACCATCCTCGGCATGAGCCTGGCCCACGGCGGCCACCTGACCCACGGCGCGTCCGTTTCCTCCTCCGGCAAGCTCTACAACGCCGTGCAGTACGGCATCGACGAGAATGGCCTGATCGATTACGACGAAGTCGAGCGCCTGGCCGTCGAGCACAAGCCGAAGATGATCGTTGCCGGCTTCTCCGCTTATTCGCAGGTGCTGGACTTCGCCCGCTTCCGCGCCATCGCCGACAAGGTTGGTGCCTACCTGTTCGTCGACATGGCCCACGTGGCTGGTCTGGTTGCCGCTGGCGTCTACCCGAACCCGGTTCCGTTCGCTGATGTGGTCACTACCACTACCCACAAGACCCTGCGCGGTCCACGTGGCGGCCTGATCCTGGCCAAGGCCAACGAAGAGATCGAGAAGAAGCTCAACTCCGCCGTCTTCCCGGGCGCCCAGGGTGGCCCGCTGGAGCATGTGATCGCGGCCAAGGCGGTGTGCTTCAAGGAAGCCCTGCAGCCCGAGTTCAAAACCTATCAGCAGCAGGTGGTGAAGAACGCCCAGGCCATGGCCGAAGTGTTTATCCAGCGCGGCTTCGACGTGGTTTCCGGTGGTACTCAGAACCACCTGTTCCTGCTCTCGCTGATCAAGCAGGACATCACCGGTAAGGATGCCGACGCCGCTCTGGGTCGCGCTTTCATTACCGTGAACAAGAACAGCGTGCCGAACGACCCACGTTCCCCGTTCGTCACCTCCGGTCTGCGTATCGGTACTCCAGCGGTCACCACTCGTGGCTTCCAGGAAGCCGAGTGCCGCGAGCTGGCTGGCTGGATCTGCGACATCCTCGACAACATGGGCGACGAGTCCGTGGTCGACGCGGTGCGTGCCAAGGTACAGGCCGTGTGCGCCAAGTTCCCGGTGTACGGTAACTGAGTGACGCGCAACGTTTGAACAGAAAGCCCGCTTTAAGCGGGCTTTCTGCTGTCTGGGGGCATGTCAACAGGGAAAGCTCGCAGCTAGACTGTCGGAACCGATATGCAGGGAAGTCGTAGCGAATGTTCAAGCGAGCCTCACGAACCTTACTGCCACCGCCGCTGATCTATTTGTTGTTCCTCGGCGGTGCCTGGCTGCTTCACGCGCTGTTTCCGGTCGAGCTGCCAGGCAGCCTCTGGTCGCACTATTTCGGCTGGGGGTTAATCGATGCCGGCCTGTTGCTGATGCTCTGGGCCGGATTGCTGATGCTGTGGCGCAAGACCACGGTCAACCCGTACGGCAAGCCTGCCAGACTGCTGGAGGAGGGGCCGTTTCGCTTTTCGCGTAATCCGATTTACCTGGCCGACACCCTGATCTATTGCGGTATTGCGCTGCTGTGGGGCAGCCTGTGGCCATGGCTGTTGCTGCCTGCGGTTATTGTCACCATGCAGCGCGGCGTGATCGTGCACGAAGAGACGTTGCTGGCCGAGTTGTTTGGTGAAGACTATCGCGCCTACTGCGGGCGCGTCCGCCGCTGGCTGTAGAGCTGTGTGAGGAGTGAAAACATGAACCAAGACTTCAATCGCCGCCGCTTTCAGCGTATCGATTTCGATGCCTCCACGGAGCTGGTACAGGGAAGGCGCCGTTGGGCGGTGGAGTTGCATGACCTTTCCCTCAAGGGGTTGCTGGTGCAACGCCCCGCAGGCTGGGAAGCGCAGGTGGATGAGCCGCTGTCAGCGCACATCCGCCTGGCCGATGATGCGCAGGTGCACATGGAGGTTGTGCTGGCCCGTGATACTGACGGGCTGCTCGGCTTTGCTTGCCAGCATATCGACCTCGAATCGATGAGCCACTTGCGGCGCCTGGTGGAGCTGAACCTGGGTGATACCGCGCTGCTCGAACGCGAACTCGCCGCACTGGGCGCTGGCGAGTAGCCAAGCTGCAAGCAGACTAGCCCTAATTGCTGCGCGCTGAAGCGCTCCCGGCGCTCCTGGCGCGCAGGGCCTGGCAGGCGCTGGGCTGCGTCATTCGAACAGCGCATCCAGCGCCTGCTCCAGTCGCGTAACGGCAATGATCCGCAACCCTGCCGGTGCTTCCTTGGGCGCGTTGGCTCTGGGGACGATGGCGCGCTTGAAACCATGCTTGGCAGCTTCTTTCAAACGCTCCTGGCCGCTGGGTACCGGACGAATTTCACCGGACAGCCCGACCTCGCCGAACACCAGCAGATCGTTATCCAACGGTCGGTTGCGCAGGCTGGAAATCACCGCCGCCATCAGCGCCAGGTCCGAGGCGGTCTCCAGCACCTTCACCCCGCCCACCACGTTGATGAATACGTCCTGGTCATGGGTGGGAATGCCGCCGTGGCGGTGCAGTACGGCCAGCAGCATGGCCAGACGGTTCTGATCCAGGCCCAGGGTGACGCGGCGCGGGTTGGCCAGGTGGCTGGTGTCCACCAGCGCCTGAACTTCCACCAGCATCGGCCGGGTGCCTTCCCAGGTCGCCATCACCACGCTTCCGGGCACTGCCTCTTGTGCGCGGGTAAGGAAGATCGCCGAGGGGTTGGTGACTTCCTTCAGGCCCTTGTCGGTCATGCCGAACACGCCCAGCTCGTTGATTGCGCCAAAGCGGTTCTTCACCGCCCGCAGCAGGCGCAAACGGCCGTCGGACTCGCCTTCGAAATACAGCACGGTATCGACCATGTGCTCGAGCACGCGTGGGCCGGCCAGGGCGCCTTCCTTGGTCACGTGGCCGACCAGGAAAATCGCCGTGCCGCTTTGTTTGGCATAGCGCACCAGCAGCGCTGCGCTTTCGCGCACCTGGGCGACGCCGCCGGGTGCCGATTGCAGCTGCTCGGTGAAGATGGTCTGAATCGAGTCGATGACCATCACCTTGGGCTTTTCCAGCCGCGCCGTGGCGATGATGGATTCGATGCAGGTCTCGGTCATCACCTTAAGCTTGTCCTGCGGCAGGTCCAGGCGCCGTGCGCGCATGGCTACCTGCTGCTGGGATTCTTCACCAGTGACATAAAGCGCCGGATACCGTTGGGAGATGGCACAAAGGGTCTGCAGCAGGATGGTGGACTTGCCGATGCCGGGGTCGCCGCCGATCAGCACCACCGAGCCTTCTACCAGACCGCCGCCAAGTACACGGTCCAGTTCGCCGGAGGCGGTGGAGAAGCGCGGTACTTCCTCGACGCTGACTTCAGCCAGGGTCTTGATATTCGCCTGGTCGCCCGCCCAGCCGGCACGGCCGCTGGGTGGCGCAGCACCCTCGATGACGGTTTCCACCAGGGTGTTCCAGGCCCCGCAGTCGCCACATTGCCCGGCCCACTTGGGAAAGGTCGAGCCGCACTCGGTGCAGCCGTAGATGCGCTTGGGCTTGGCCATGGAAACTCCCGGGTCGGAAAAGGGAGTTGCATGATAGCGGCTGGCTTGATCGCCATCAGCTACAAACGGCGCGTGAGCGTCCAGACTGAGGGCATCAGATCAGGAGTGAATCCCATGCGCCACCTGTTGTTTCTTCACCTGCTAGGCGCCAGCGTCTGGGTTGGCGGACATCTGGTGCTGCTGTTCGGCGTGCTGCCCAGGGCCATGCGCAAGCGTGATCCTCAACCGGTGCGCAATTTTGAGCAGATCTACGAGCGCATCGGGATACCGGCGTTGCTGGTGCAGATTGGGTCCGGACTGTGGATGGCGAGTCTGTGGCTGCCCTATGCGGAGTGGCTTGGTGATTCCCCGGTCGCCCATCTGGTGCAGGCCAAACTGGTGCTGCTGGGCTTTACCGCATTGCTCGGCGTCCATGCGCGACTGGCGCTGATTCCCAAGCTCGATGCCCAGCGCTTGCCGCAACTGGGCTTGCATATCGTGCTGATCACCCTGACGGCGGTGGCGTTCGTCTGGGTCGGGGCAGGATTCAGGTTTGGCGGGCTTTGGTAGGCGGATACGGTGTGGACGCGGCCTCGTAGGGCCGAACTTGTTCGGCCTTTTGCGACCTGTGGCCGAATGAATTCGGCCCTACATCGGCCTCAACGGTTAGCCAGCAGCGAATGCAATCCGCCGGGCATAAGGAGCGGATGCCCCGTATGCGGCGGGTTTTCTTTATCTTTCCAAACGAGCGGGCTTAGCCGCCGCAGCCACCGCAGCAGCTGCCGGAAGCGTGCTTGAGCTGCCGGGCGATATCGTTCTTCAGGTTGGCCTGCTCCTGCTTGAGTGCTGCGAGTGTGGCCGAGTCCACGCCCTCGCCACTGGCGATGCGCTGTGACAGGCTTTCGTATTCCTCGGCTTGGAGGGCAAAAGCCGGATTTTCCTGGCGAAGCTTCTGCAGCAGCATGTTCTTTTCGGGAAAGTCTTGGGTGAGTTGGCTTTG is from Pseudomonas saudiphocaensis and encodes:
- a CDS encoding YdcH family protein, whose translation is MTAAQSQLTQDFPEKNMLLQKLRQENPAFALQAEEYESLSQRIASGEGVDSATLAALKQEQANLKNDIARQLKHASGSCCGGCGG
- a CDS encoding methyltransferase family protein, which translates into the protein MFKRASRTLLPPPLIYLLFLGGAWLLHALFPVELPGSLWSHYFGWGLIDAGLLLMLWAGLLMLWRKTTVNPYGKPARLLEEGPFRFSRNPIYLADTLIYCGIALLWGSLWPWLLLPAVIVTMQRGVIVHEETLLAELFGEDYRAYCGRVRRWL
- the radA gene encoding DNA repair protein RadA, with the protein product MAKPKRIYGCTECGSTFPKWAGQCGDCGAWNTLVETVIEGAAPPSGRAGWAGDQANIKTLAEVSVEEVPRFSTASGELDRVLGGGLVEGSVVLIGGDPGIGKSTILLQTLCAISQRYPALYVTGEESQQQVAMRARRLDLPQDKLKVMTETCIESIIATARLEKPKVMVIDSIQTIFTEQLQSAPGGVAQVRESAALLVRYAKQSGTAIFLVGHVTKEGALAGPRVLEHMVDTVLYFEGESDGRLRLLRAVKNRFGAINELGVFGMTDKGLKEVTNPSAIFLTRAQEAVPGSVVMATWEGTRPMLVEVQALVDTSHLANPRRVTLGLDQNRLAMLLAVLHRHGGIPTHDQDVFINVVGGVKVLETASDLALMAAVISSLRNRPLDNDLLVFGEVGLSGEIRPVPSGQERLKEAAKHGFKRAIVPRANAPKEAPAGLRIIAVTRLEQALDALFE
- the glyA gene encoding serine hydroxymethyltransferase; the protein is MFSRDLTLAKYDADLFAAMQQEAQRQEDHIELIASENYTSPAVMEAQGSVLTNKYAEGYPGKRYYGGCEFVDIVEQLAIDRAKELFGADYANVQPHAGSQANAAVYLALLSAGDTILGMSLAHGGHLTHGASVSSSGKLYNAVQYGIDENGLIDYDEVERLAVEHKPKMIVAGFSAYSQVLDFARFRAIADKVGAYLFVDMAHVAGLVAAGVYPNPVPFADVVTTTTHKTLRGPRGGLILAKANEEIEKKLNSAVFPGAQGGPLEHVIAAKAVCFKEALQPEFKTYQQQVVKNAQAMAEVFIQRGFDVVSGGTQNHLFLLSLIKQDITGKDADAALGRAFITVNKNSVPNDPRSPFVTSGLRIGTPAVTTRGFQEAECRELAGWICDILDNMGDESVVDAVRAKVQAVCAKFPVYGN
- a CDS encoding CopD family protein; its protein translation is MRHLLFLHLLGASVWVGGHLVLLFGVLPRAMRKRDPQPVRNFEQIYERIGIPALLVQIGSGLWMASLWLPYAEWLGDSPVAHLVQAKLVLLGFTALLGVHARLALIPKLDAQRLPQLGLHIVLITLTAVAFVWVGAGFRFGGLW
- a CDS encoding PilZ domain-containing protein; translated protein: MNQDFNRRRFQRIDFDASTELVQGRRRWAVELHDLSLKGLLVQRPAGWEAQVDEPLSAHIRLADDAQVHMEVVLARDTDGLLGFACQHIDLESMSHLRRLVELNLGDTALLERELAALGAGE